The proteins below are encoded in one region of Nilaparvata lugens isolate BPH chromosome X, ASM1435652v1, whole genome shotgun sequence:
- the LOC120354926 gene encoding uncharacterized protein LOC120354926: MIKIKSLFRRGHTGPSGGKRQNRPDDFGGHLGASAVPNNNEPPMRPAASVSSLDSKHYKIGSLPPQPQKWLKPALNDDSNPKKMDVDYMKTEFDTMVQEKANLEARVQELIRCHGEVETLRMEIAKLKVC; this comes from the coding sequence atgatcaaaatcaaatcattatTTCGTAGAGGACACACTGGCCCCAGTGGTGGTAAGAGACAGAATCGGCCAGACGATTTTGGTGGCCATCTTGGTGCATCAGCTGTTCCCAACAATAACGAGCCACCGATGCGACCGGCAGCGTCTGTTAGTAGTTTGGATAGCaaacattataaaattggatCCTTACCGCCTCAGCCACAAAAGTGGCTAAAACCAGCTCTGAATGACGATAGTAACCCAAAGAAAATGGATGTTGATTATATGAAAACAGAATTCGATACGATGGTTCAAGAGAAAGCTAATTTGGAGGCTAGGGTTCAGGAGCTCATCCGTTGTCATGGAGAGGTTGAAACTTTGAGGATGGAGATAGCAAAATTGAAGGTATGTTGA